The sequence GTTATTGATTCTTTGGAATAACTAAAGATAAATAATCATAACCACCGGCTCAGCCGATGGTTTGCTCTAGCCCTATAAGGGCATGGTCCTTGCAGCGTCTTAAGACGCGTTGAATGGTTCGCCAACCGCATATTCTTCTCAAGCCACCACTAAAGTGGTTTTATTTTTTGCTTTTATTTACTCGCTCACCCGTAAACGGGTCTATATACTCATTTAAACTTATCTGGTCGCTTGCTATATCTTCTTGTAATTGTCTCCTTATATATTGCTCAATTGCTTTTCTGTTCCTTCCTACTGTGTCTACATAGTATCCCCTGCACCAAAAATGTCTGTTCCCATATTTATACTTTAAATTTGCATGCCTATTAAAAATCATTAACGAGCTTTTTCCTTTCAAATATCCCATAAAACTTGATACACTTATTTTTGGTGGTATACTAACTAACATATGTATATGATCGGGACAAAGGCTTGCTTCTATTATTTCTACTCCTTTCATTTCGCATAGCTTTCTTAATATTTGCCCTATGTCTTTCTTTATTTTACCGTATATTACTTGTCTCCTATATTTTGGTGCAAATACTATATGGTATTTACAATTCCATTGCGTATGTGCTAAACTAGCATTATCACGCATCGTGATACCTCCTTTGTTTTTAATGTAGTTGGCAAACCTACATTATTGTAACAAAGGAGGTTACTTTTTTCTACTCATAGACACTGTCTCTTTAGAACCACTGGCATAGCCAGTGGTTTTCTTTAAACAATAAACTCCTTCCCGGTAAGAATCATAAACAATAAAAACCGGGAAGGAGTTTATCCAGTCTTATACGCATGTATACCCACCGTCTACCGGAATAACAGCGCCCGTAACATAGGAAGATGCATCAGATGCAAGATAGACAGCGGTTGAATCCAACTCTCCTTCTTTTCCGTAGCGTCCCATAGGAACAGTGGATTTCATGTAATTGGTGAAATATTCAGTGTTAAGAACGTCCTCGGTAAGCTCCGTAACAAAATAACCCGGGCATATTGCATTTACCGTAATGCCGTATTTTGCCCACTCTGCCGCCAAAGCTCTTGTAAGATTTATCACACCGCCTTTGGCCGCATGATAAGCAGCGCTTGGATGTGCCATGTTACCAACCATGCCGTATATGGAAGAAATATTAATAATTCTTCCATACTTGTTTTTTATCATAATTTTGCCAAATTCCCGGGCAACCATAAAAACTCCGCTGAGATCGACATTAATTGTATTGCTCCACATTTCATCGCTTGTTTCCTCAGCCGGGGCTATACCACCGCTGCCTGCATTGTTTATTAAAATGTCAACTTTTCCGAATTCTTTTTCGGCAAGCTCGGCAGCTTTTCTGACCATTTCGATTTTCGTTACATCACACTCTATGGGAAGGCATCTTACTCCAAATTGCCGGATCTCTTCCGCGACCTTCTCAAGTTTTTCCTTGCGTCTCGCCAAAATAACAATATCAGCTCCCTGGGCTGCAAGAGCTTTGGCCATTTGAACACCAAGTCCCGATGATGCTCCCGTGACTACTGCAACTCTGCCTTTTAAGGAAAACAAATCTCTTTTTTGCATATTAAACACCTCTTTATTTTTTGATTCATTGAAACTGTGACCAATATATATAATACCACCATTGAAAAAGTTTAAATAATTTTTTTGTTAAAAATATAACAAAATAAAATAATCCATATTCGTATGGATATTGTAAAATACGGATATATATTATTTATAAAGCAACGGATAGTTTCTGATTGACATGAATTTTATGACTTCTCAAGCATTTCTTTAACAATCTTGTATTCTTGAGATCGCCTTTAAATATTATTCGTCCGTTTAATTTTAAAAGACTTTGAGGTCTTACAAGATTTCTTGATATTTTAAAGTCTGCAATACCGCTCTCATTCAAGATATAATAGACAAATTCAGAACAGACGAATCTTGAATCGTGACATGCTTCCCTGTTTAGCAAGCCGTTGACAAGTCCCATATAATTGTATTTGTATCGCCCGGCATTGGAAATAAAACATTGCAGCAGGGCTTTAGCCCTTTGATACTGCTGTTTTGTCACTTCGAGCTCAATTACCGCTCCGGGCAACACTTTACAGTATTTATACGTTCCTTTGTTTAAATTTTCATGCTTGAATACACCGATAAACGGATTGAAAGTATATTTTCTTCCGAAACTATACATGTTTGCAAGGTCTCTGTCCAAAGAAATGGCGGCGTGGGTGAATTCATCTTTCTTGAAAAGTTGTATAAGTCTGGATATTACCGTATTTGTCCTTGTAAGGACTACGTAAACATAAAACTTTTCCATTATACTCCCCCATAAACCATCGAATATACACAAACACAATTTTATTCGACATGAGATACTAAAAAAATAATAAAATAATAAACGTTTTTTGAGATTTTTCAGTTATAAATTAATTATATTCGTTTAAGGAGGCAAAATCAACATATCCCGGATTATCAAACAACTTGCCTTATAAAGAGCGCCCTCCGTTTAAAATGTCTATTTTTGTAATATTTATGCATCTATCTTTTTTAACCTGCATTTTTACAATCCAGGGCATTATCAGCTTCATTCGTTCAAAATCATCATACCCGTAAGTACTGTCATAGTAATTTATTATGGTGCTCAATGCAGTCCCATGTGTCCCAATTACTATGTTTTTTCCTTCATACATGCGTAAAACCTCGTTTAGTGCTTTTATATTCCGATTTTGAACTTCTCTCAAACTCTCTCCGTCCGACAGCTTGTAATCAAAATCTTCCCATTGCTTTTTTGCAAAAGAATTAAAGTCCTCTATCCAAACGTTGCCCACTTTTCGTTCTCTAAAATCGTCAACAATTTTTATATCAAGTCCAACTTCACCGGCAAAATCCTTCACCGTATCAATTGCCCGCAAATACGGGCTTGATATTACCACATGAATATCTTTGTCGCTTAAATACGACGAAACCAATTTGGCATCTTCTTTACCCTTTTTAGTCAACGGTCTGGCAAAATCATCCCGGACATTGTAATCCGGTTCCGCATGCCTCACAAAGTATACATTTGTCATAATGCTCTCTCCAGAAAATATTTATTTACATTATATCATATAAAATTATTCAGCTCGTATCACCTACACCCTTTTATCCGGTTGTATATGTATCTACACGCCACTTTCCGTCATCATCTTTAACAACCACAACAAAAAAAAATTCATCCCCCACACGTCGCCGTCGTGAACAAAATTATTATTATGGTTTTCTGTACTTTTCCCAGATACTTGAGCACATTGGCTGAAAAACACGAACTTAAGGGAGTATTTCCTGAAGCTTTTGCTAAAATATTAAAATCATAATCTACTAAAAGCAAAAGTGAAAATTTTTCGCCTTCTCCGGAATATTTTTCAGTTAACACCCAGTAACCGCTGCCAAAATCTTTTATGTTATATATTACAAGAGAACCCTCATTAGTCGGATCCGATTTCAGGTAGTATTCGCTTATAACTTTGGTGAGTTTTTTTCTTTCCTTTGCTGAAATTGTCCCTTCACTGGATTCATTTGTGGCAAAAACAATCGAAGCTGTGAGAACAGCTGCAACCGCAACTATTACAACCCAAAACTAAGGAAACGGAGAAGAATAATACCGATGGCTACATAGGATGCAATTATTGTAATAGACTTAATTTAAGTCTATCGTGTTAGACCTCATATATCAATAGCAAAAATATAAATTTAAAAACTTTTCAAAGGGTTTTATTGTACTTTCTTATTAACAAAATATATAAAAATGAGTTGCCGAATTAGCGGCAACCCATTTCTTAATTATATTGCTTTTTATTTCATTCATTTTATTTACCTGATATACTCATTGCTAACCAAAATATCGGCTATTACTTCGGTTGGAATCTCAAACTCCTGAATTCCCATGTATCCCGGTCCGACTTCATATTTGTCAAATGAAATTACCAATTTCCCTTCTTCCGTAATATAGAAATTCTGATTTGGAGATATTTTATCAAACGGCTCGATAAATTCTTCATTCTCATCCACATCCACCCAGTAAATAAAACCGTCATCGGCTTTCATTCTCTCTCTCATTTGATCTTTTATATTTTCACTTATGATTTCTATATAACTGTTATCTTTAAACAAACTTGGCAGGGTTATCAAAATTCCTTCCTTCTTGTCAACAGTATCATATTTGAATACCGTTGAAGAAGAACCTGCGACGGTTAAAACATAGCGGCCTATGGACAATATTCTATCCGTATCAGTTTTCACAACGTATCCGCTGTCTACTCCAAGATAACCGCCTTCTTCTTTCTTCATATTTTCCATCTCGGCCATAAATTCTTCATACAATTTTTTGTTTTCAGCGAGATATTTTTCGTTCAAGCTATTTTGCAATTCCTTGTTTTCCAAACCTTCTATAGCAGGCACTTTAATATCTGCTTTAAATCTGTCCTCATTTACAGTATACTCTTTAAAGGTAAGGACTTTTACTATACCTCCCACAATCGGAACTTTCTCCAAAGCAGATGCAAAAGCCGGGCTGCTGTTAATTCCAACCGTAAGTACTCCTGCGAAAACAACAATCAAAACCGCTGCCACGCTTGTTCTTTTTATCAACTTATTTCTTTTCATTCTATGCTCACTCCCGTCTTTTAATGCTTTTTTCACTACAGAATCCAACTCTTCCGGTATGGGTGTGTGTAAATATTGCTTTTTAAGAAAATCCAAATTTTTATCTTTCATACTAAACCTCCTCACATTCGCTTAACTTTACACGCAGTATTTCAAGGGACTTGTATAACCGGGTCTTCACTGTATTAACATTTTCATTGAGGATTTCTGCAATTTCATCTATTTTCAAGTCTTCAAAGTATCTCAGTACAACTATGGTACGATATTTTTCCGGCAAATTGTCCAATGCTCTTTGCAAGTCAAAATCCCCATAACTGTCAACTGCTCCAAAATCAAAACTTCCCAAAATCTCTTCACCGACAGCAACGTTTCTTTTTTGCCTGCGAAGAAAGTCCAGTGAGGTATTAACCACTATTCTGTAAAACCATGTTTTTAGGTAATCGGGATTTTTCAATGAATCCATAGATGAAATTGCCTTGTATACAGATTCCTGAACAATATCCAGAGCATCATCTGCATTTTTTACATAGCTGTATGCCAGCCTGTAAAAATTCTCCTTGTGTTTAACAGCATATTCTGCTATTTGCTCCTCCAGGTATTTATTCTTTAATAACACTTAAGTTGTCATCCCTTCTTTTATTTTGGATACGTATACGTATCTTAACTGCTGTACACTTTATAGACGTATGGATACATATAAAAAGTTTTAGATTTTTAGCTTTTATTAAAAATTAAAATATATCAAAATATTAAAAAAATTTTTAAAAAAAATAAATCCCCCTTCGGATTGCATAGGAAAAATGCTGCATATTACCATGTTCCATTATAAAGTTTTATTCTTTTTCTTTTTTCCTTCCTTTTCGGCATCAACACGTACTACATCAACACGATGACTGTGACAGCTCAAGCCGGTGCAGCGGTGCAAAAGCTCCATGATTTTTGTCCGTTCACCGGATTCCCGATAGCTTTCCAAAAGAGTTTCCGCTGCCTGAAGAAAGATATCCTCGCAGCTTAACCTTGTACTTTCCGCCCACAAAGCTTCCATGTCGTCAAGATAACGTCCGGTGTAACGGTCAACCACTTTTTGAGCATTTTCAGGAGTGGGATTTCTCCGAAATTCGAAGGCCGCCTGCCGGAAGGCGTCATAGTCGCAAACAATTTCCTCCATGTCCAGAAAGTATATCCCTTTTTTATGCTTAATGGGGTTTTTGGTTCCAAGGCTCTCAAAGGCACGTCAGATTTCACCCCGTCGGGTGTGGAACATGCCGGTGACATCTCCCTCACTGTCCTGCTACAGATCTGCAAAAATCCTCTCTCGGCTTACGTCTTCCCTGTGTTCCAGGAGATAGGCCAGTAGTTCCCTGGATTTCTGCGTGCGGATTTTGACCCGGGAGCATCGGTCATGAGCCGGAGCAATATAAAAAGCACCCAATGTATTTATGTAAACTTTTTTGGGCTGTGTAACCGCCGTATGCAAGCATTTGTTTTCGGCCATGTCAAAGGATATCTTTAACATCGTGCAGAGCCTTATTGGGCCGGATTAAAACCTCGGAAGTCAAGCGCAGTATTTTTGCAAAGAGTAAATAATCTTCGGTACTGCGGTTTAAGGCAGCATGTTCCTCCGCCATCTCCAGATACCTTCGAAAAGCTAAAAAATCGGCAAAACTCCCCTGGCTGAGTTTGCGTATTTCCTCGGTCAGGAGAATTTCAGCATATATCAGGTAATTGAGGCTCAGCTCATCATAAAGCCCTAAGCGTCGAAGACGGGAAATCTCCGATTCCATCAATGGAATGGACCTTTCCTCCTGTCCTGTTAGCTGATAGGTCTTGGCTGCATAGGCCCCCATACAGTGTCGTGAAAGCCAGTCCTGTTCTTCCTCCGGGAGGGACAGGGATTTTTCGTAATATTGAAGGCACTTTATGTAATCACCCTGATAAAAATAAATAACAGTCAGATAGCACTCGAGCCAAGCTCTGACCCGTGAGCTGCCCTGTACCGCACATTTCTCTGCCATGGCCTTGGTCAGTACCAAAGCCTCCGACAGGCGAGTAGCTAAAGTCAGGTTATAGATTTTCTCTATCATCACCATGTACCAATCTTCCATAGAAGCATCCTCCGGCAAAGGCAGAAGGCTGTCGAGCAAACGGCTGCTCTCCTCCAGGGAAACTCCATAAGATAACTGTATAATTTCCGATCAGCCTGGGGCAGACAAAGCTTCCCGTTCTCTGCTGCCACCCGGTAGGACTGCAGGACTAGTGCCCATCCCTCTGTGGCAGTATAGGCAGCCTCGTCAAAAAAACCCCAGAGCTTTTGTGCTTCCTCTCGGCTAAAGCACAGATCAGCCTTGGTGAGTTCGACAATCCGTCCTTCCATCTTGAGCCGGAAAAGTCCGCTCCACAGTTCATAGCGGCCGGCCATGACAAGGGTCAGACTTGAAGGACAGCTCTTGACCAATCTGTTTAAAAAGTCCATCGTCGCACCGTTTGTAATAACATGGACATCATCCAGAATCAGGGTAAGCTTTCGGCGTCCTATGGCGCAAAGCAATGCCGACAGTGCTCTGGAGACAAAAGTATCCCTGGCTGCGAAAGGAAGCAGATCGGTGGCGTAAAAATCGAAGCGGGGAAACTTTTTGCGAAAGGCGTCTTCCAAATGGCGCAAAAAGTATGTCATATTGCTGTCCCTCTCGTCAAGGGAAAGCCAGACCACATCGTTCCGTTCACCGGCATACTGCATCATGAGGGTGGTTTTGCCATAGCCCGCATCGGCATGAATATATGTAAGACTGCTGCCGGGAGGAGCAATTTTTTCCGTCAGACGTGGCCTGGGAACTATCGCGCAAGGTACTTTGGGCAAGGAAAAAGCATCCTCTGGCTTTTCCGCCGTTTCGGGGATTAACCATATTCTGCCGTGACATTCCGCACCTTTTATCTTGCCCTGTTTACACAGAATCTGCACGCGACGCACCGGAATTCCCCATTTTTCCGCCACTTCCTTCGGTATCAAATATCTCATAAATCCTCCCACGCATTAACATGAAACTTTAATTTAATCATATACGCTTAAGCGAACAATATCAAAAAAAATAAAACAGACCCGCGGAACAATCCCACAGGCCGGTTATTGTATTACTATCTTCCTTCAAACATTTTAAGCAATCGCAAATAATGATTCGCTTCTCTTAAAACATGATCACCCAGAAGCGGTATGATTATCGATTTTACTTTACATTCAAGAATCGCCTGAGTGCCTTGGGCTTTGAAGTTCCGAAAATCCTCGGTTGCTTTTAAGCTTTCGTCAGTAACTTTAGCCATTGGAGAGGTTGCATCCATTGCTGCCTTTGCTTCTGCAGTCAATTGATCAAACTCATTTCCAAAATCATTGGCCTGGTTAATCAGATCGTTTTCAGTAGGGTCAAGCAACCCTCGGATAAACTTGGCATGTTCCGCCATTTGCCTGTTCCAGAAAAATTGTAATTCGTAAGCTTCTTTTGCCAAATCTATCTCTTCTCTTCTTTGAAGTCTCCTAAGCTGCAGAAGATACAATTCTGCCTCACGAGTTATGTGCAGGATCAATAAGGGATAGTTAAATGTAAACATTTTGCAGTATAAAACATTAGATAAGATATTCTTTTTAAACTGTATTAATGCAGCAGTTGCATTTATTGCCCTTTGGTTAAGCACGGATACATGTCGTTCAAGCACTGGATTGGCTGTTATTATATCGCTGCCTGCCAGTCTTGCTTCTGCCTGCGTCAGTTGAGTTGGTATCCGTACCCCTGTAAAATATATGGTTGCCATTTCTGCATTCAAAGTAAAAGGTGTTATTACCTCTCCAGATTGAAGTATCTCGGGATTAACGACACTGTTTGAAAGAGAAATAGTTTCTCCTAAAATTCCGTCAAATTCCCTGCGAAAAGCATCTGCCTGCTGGATAAAGCCTGAATCTTTCGACGTAAACCCCACTTCAAGGAAAAATGAGTGCTCTTTCATAATCCTTGCAAAAAACAGATGTAAACCCAGAGACTGTTTTATAAATTCAATACTTGAAAGCATGGCTTGTTCCTCTGCATAAACAGGTCAACTCCTAATATCAGTTTATGTTAACATCCTATGAATTGTTACGGAATATTGCGTTCAATAACAATAGTTACTATAGGCGAAAACCTTAAAATTGAAATTCTTTACTTTCTTTTTTCCGGATTTCTCAAGGCCCACAATATGTAGCACTTCTTCAGACCCTACCTTGGATTTAATTAAAGCAGAATAGGCAATTATAAGGAATTTATAAGGATTCGCTATTCTCGTAGGAGGTTACTTTTATTAATTGGAATTTGAGTTTTGGATAGAAATAAAACACCGGAATAAAACAAAAGCCGGAATAACCCTTGATTTTCGGTTTATTCCGGTTAATTTCCAAAGATATATGGAATTTGCCTTACTCGTCAATTACAACACAGGAATATATTAACTCACCTGCCACTCCTCGTTCATCAGGATACTGTCTCTCGCTTTTACTTTCAAACGAAAGGCCTATTTTCTCCATGAGACGTGCAGAATTAAGATTTCGGCAATCACAACGGGCAAGCAGTTTTTTCACTTTTAACTGATTGATTGCAAATGACTTAATTGCAAGCGCAGCTTCAGTAGCAAATCCCCTTCCCCAATATTTCTTATTGAGAATCCAGCCCAACTCGCCTTCGGTTCTATCCTCATTTAGATATACGCAAACTGCTCCAATATGTACAGAGTCATATACAATAGCAAATTCATAATAAGATGGTTCTTTCTTCTGCCATTCCGCACTAACGACCTCTAAAAAGCTATGTATTTCTTCTATACTTTTATGAGGAAAATGAATCATATATATTTCGTATTTTCTGCATATGACGCATATTCGTATACTGTATGTAAATCTAAAACACTGAACGGACGTAGCAACAATCTTTCATTTCTTAATTCAATATACATTAGTTACTTTCCTTTCTTATAAATGCTGTTGTCTTAACGTGACTGAAGTTGATGAATGTCAACGTATTGACTGTTTAAGGTAAAGCATTAATAACGCATTTACTGACAACATGAAGACAAAATAATGTCAAGTTGATAATGCACACCCTTCTTTTAATTAAAATATTCCTTCCATGCCGGTAACTTGTGCATCATATTTTCTGCAATTTTCCAGGCAACGTTTTCATCTGCTCCCTGCGTTTTTACTATAAATTTGGTAAGGCTCTCTTTCTTCTCTTCAAAAGACTGCATTTCTCCGTCGGGACGTGAACAGTAAACACAATAATCTTTGTTGGGATCGTTTGCCGCAAAGTCTGAAATATCCTTCATAGGCATTCCACAAGCAATACACGTTTTCAATCATATTCCTCCTTTTCATTTTTAATTATATACTTTAGGTTTTCATAAATATAATTTTATGTCTTGCCCAAAATATCAGGACATTTACATAGAAAGTTCTGTATTGTGAGTAGATAAAAACTTGAAGTTATTAGCCTTTTGAAAGCCTAAGCTATATAGTTCTAGATACGTAGACAGTAATTCCTGTCCGTATCTTTTTATAACTGACTCATTAGAATCCGAGAAAAAACCTTATTCATCAGATAATAATGAACCAGACAAGCCATGTATTATACAGCATATGAGTGGGTAGTTTTTTCACTGTTCCTTTCTCTATTTCCCGTTCTATGACGCTGCTGAAATGGAAATATACAAATCAATTACGTGCAATCATATGAACAATATAACCGTTGTTTTGCACGATATAACTATTTTACCACAACATGCCTTACATTTAAATTAATTTATCATTTAAGCAATTCATTTAATGTGTGTGTTTCCCCAATTTTAAAAAATTCTTTTCCAATCAATAGAAACTCTTGTATTTTTAATAATCATACAATATAATTACATTAATATTGTAACAAACTTGTAACATTTAAATTTTCTCAAAATATTAGTAATACTATAACACATAAAGTAAGGGTGATTAAATTGATTTATTTTTGTCACGCTCCAAACGACAGAGCTATTGCGGAAAAAATATATTTTTCGCTTAAGCAAACGGGTCTTACATGTTGGATTCCGTCACAGGATATTATGGCCGGTCAATACTATGTGGAAGCTATAGCCAACGCAATTGAAAAATCCGACATCGTAGTTTTTATTTTTTCTTCACACTCAAATACATCCATACAAGTAATTGATGAATTGCAGAAAGCATCATCACTGAATAAAACTATTATTCCTTTCTGCGTTGACAGGGCAATGCCCTCAGAGCCAATTGAACACTATTTGAGCAGCCCGTACAAAGTCGATGCAACAATCGGTCTTCCAGATGATAATATTGCAAAGCTTCAGAACATTATTAAGCAAATATATAACCAATCTTCCGTACATAATGCTAATGACATTAATACTGTTAAAGATACATTTGCGCCATCCAATCCATTAGAAAATAATACAAACATCATAAAAGATGCTTCGGATAACAACAGCCAAGAGTCAATCCAATTTAACGGGGTAATTAATTCAGCTAATTCTCAACCTCCACAAAA comes from Acetivibrio thermocellus ATCC 27405 and encodes:
- the tnpA gene encoding IS200/IS605-like element ISCth10 family transposase, whose protein sequence is MRDNASLAHTQWNCKYHIVFAPKYRRQVIYGKIKKDIGQILRKLCEMKGVEIIEASLCPDHIHMLVSIPPKISVSSFMGYLKGKSSLMIFNRHANLKYKYGNRHFWCRGYYVDTVGRNRKAIEQYIRRQLQEDIASDQISLNEYIDPFTGERVNKSKK
- a CDS encoding SDR family NAD(P)-dependent oxidoreductase, with translation MQKRDLFSLKGRVAVVTGASSGLGVQMAKALAAQGADIVILARRKEKLEKVAEEIRQFGVRCLPIECDVTKIEMVRKAAELAEKEFGKVDILINNAGSGGIAPAEETSDEMWSNTINVDLSGVFMVAREFGKIMIKNKYGRIINISSIYGMVGNMAHPSAAYHAAKGGVINLTRALAAEWAKYGITVNAICPGYFVTELTEDVLNTEYFTNYMKSTVPMGRYGKEGELDSTAVYLASDASSYVTGAVIPVDGGYTCV
- a CDS encoding histidine phosphatase family protein; translation: MTNVYFVRHAEPDYNVRDDFARPLTKKGKEDAKLVSSYLSDKDIHVVISSPYLRAIDTVKDFAGEVGLDIKIVDDFRERKVGNVWIEDFNSFAKKQWEDFDYKLSDGESLREVQNRNIKALNEVLRMYEGKNIVIGTHGTALSTIINYYDSTYGYDDFERMKLIMPWIVKMQVKKDRCINITKIDILNGGRSL
- a CDS encoding anti-sigma-V factor rsiV — encoded protein: MKDKNLDFLKKQYLHTPIPEELDSVVKKALKDGSEHRMKRNKLIKRTSVAAVLIVVFAGVLTVGINSSPAFASALEKVPIVGGIVKVLTFKEYTVNEDRFKADIKVPAIEGLENKELQNSLNEKYLAENKKLYEEFMAEMENMKKEEGGYLGVDSGYVVKTDTDRILSIGRYVLTVAGSSSTVFKYDTVDKKEGILITLPSLFKDNSYIEIISENIKDQMRERMKADDGFIYWVDVDENEEFIEPFDKISPNQNFYITEEGKLVISFDKYEVGPGYMGIQEFEIPTEVIADILVSNEYIR
- a CDS encoding sigma-70 family RNA polymerase sigma factor; its protein translation is MLLKNKYLEEQIAEYAVKHKENFYRLAYSYVKNADDALDIVQESVYKAISSMDSLKNPDYLKTWFYRIVVNTSLDFLRRQKRNVAVGEEILGSFDFGAVDSYGDFDLQRALDNLPEKYRTIVVLRYFEDLKIDEIAEILNENVNTVKTRLYKSLEILRVKLSECEEV
- a CDS encoding AAA family ATPase — its product is MGGFMRYLIPKEVAEKWGIPVRRVQILCKQGKIKGAECHGRIWLIPETAEKPEDAFSLPKVPCAIVPRPRLTEKIAPPGSSLTYIHADAGYGKTTLMMQYAGERNDVVWLSLDERDSNMTYFLRHLEDAFRKKFPRFDFYATDLLPFAARDTFVSRALSALLCAIGRRKLTLILDDVHVITNGATMDFLNRLVKSCPSSLTLVMAGRYELWSGLFRLKMEGRIVELTKADLCFSREEAQKLWGFFDEAAYTATEGWALVLQSYRVAAENGKLCLPQADRKLYSYLMEFPWRRAAVCSTAFCLCRRMLLWKIGTW
- a CDS encoding DUF2935 domain-containing protein, with the protein product MLSSIEFIKQSLGLHLFFARIMKEHSFFLEVGFTSKDSGFIQQADAFRREFDGILGETISLSNSVVNPEILQSGEVITPFTLNAEMATIYFTGVRIPTQLTQAEARLAGSDIITANPVLERHVSVLNQRAINATAALIQFKKNILSNVLYCKMFTFNYPLLILHITREAELYLLQLRRLQRREEIDLAKEAYELQFFWNRQMAEHAKFIRGLLDPTENDLINQANDFGNEFDQLTAEAKAAMDATSPMAKVTDESLKATEDFRNFKAQGTQAILECKVKSIIIPLLGDHVLREANHYLRLLKMFEGR
- a CDS encoding GNAT family N-acetyltransferase produces the protein MIHFPHKSIEEIHSFLEVVSAEWQKKEPSYYEFAIVYDSVHIGAVCVYLNEDRTEGELGWILNKKYWGRGFATEAALAIKSFAINQLKVKKLLARCDCRNLNSARLMEKIGLSFESKSERQYPDERGVAGELIYSCVVIDE
- a CDS encoding zinc ribbon domain-containing protein, encoding MKTCIACGMPMKDISDFAANDPNKDYCVYCSRPDGEMQSFEEKKESLTKFIVKTQGADENVAWKIAENMMHKLPAWKEYFN